The genomic window cacacacacacctattttacagatggggaaatggaggccgAAAGGTtgcaaataaatgattttaaatgtggCAGCGGCCCTTCCGTGACCCCTGTGGGCACGAAGTGTGGGCcattttctattctattgttCAGTAGGCTAGAAGAACAGTATTCCAGAGTGGCAACAATCTGGAGTGGTAAGGGAGACTTACCACTCTTGAGCCCTCAAATGCCTCTTCTCGCATTCACCAGCACTGTGatgtctctctgggcctcaggtctctgcatctgtaaaatgggatgataatggCGGCACgtaccccttcccctccacccccgcccccaggagaaTGGCTGAGGGGACTCACTGAAATAACGTAGGAGGAAAGCATAGCCGCTTcgcccagggcctggccaggaAAGTGTCCAACAAGTGTTAGCTCCGGTTATCATCTCTCTCCgtgcctcccccacctcctctgcctGCCTGGTCCAGGGAGGCTGGACCCCCAGCATTGAAGGCTGGAGGGGATTGGCTGTTTCTGCAACAGGAGAGCAGGGAGATCAGATCTGGCCTAGGAGCAGGAAgcaggcttctctgaggaaggaCTATCTGAACTGGCCAAGAGGCCATGCAAGGGGGATACTCTTAATAGAGGGAACCTCACGTACACTCTCCCTGAGGCAAGGAAGAGGGACCGAAAGGGGTAAGGGCTAGGGCTTTGTAGCCTTAAGGGCTGGACTGTCCCCTGTGGGTGCTGGGGAGCTGTGGGAGGGTTGCAGCAAggacctggggcctggggcccccATCCGTGCTGACTCCTTGGAAGCCACAgttcttttttcattaaagaaaacattttgtgcTGGACATTGTTCTAGGCGCTGGGTAAACAGCAGCGAACAAAACAAAGCCCTGCCTGATGGAGCTGACAtcaggaggaggagacagacaacaaacagAGCGACCCCATGCCAGGTGGAGATAAGTGCTAACAAAAGAAATCAGGTAGGGTTAGGAGAGCgaagaggacagagatgggaaaTGCTGTCGACAGAAGGTCAAGGAAGATCTTCCCAAGGAGGCCGCATTTGAgcagaggagctgagagagagggagccaggcagGTGTCTGGGAAAAGATCTTTCCAGGCCAaggaacagcacatgcaaaggccccgaggcaggAGCAGGCGTATTGTGTGTGTGGACCAAcaggaaggccagtgtggctggagcctagtgagtgagagaagggaaggggtagAGCTGAGGTCAGGGAGGCACTGGAGCAAATTGTGCGGAGCCTTGAGAGCCTCAGGGACTTTGCTTTTAGTCTGAGACGTGAGAGCCCCAGGAAGCTTTTGAGCGGGGGAAAGACAACATCTGACTTGTATTTGTTAAAcacctttattgagatacaattcccATACCGTACCGCCACCCCTTTAAAGAGGACAGTGCGGTAGCTGTTAGCATCCTCGTGGAGTTGGGCAACCATCGCCGCTGTCAATCTTAGAACATTTTCGTCACCCGAAAAAGAAACCCCGCATCTCTCAGCCATCACCCCGACCTGGCCCCCCCCAGCTccgcccagccccaggcaaccactaatctactttccgtCCCTGGTAGCTTTGCCTGTTTGGACATTTCCTATACACGGATCCTCGGATATGTGGTCCTCTGTGGGTAGCGTAACCGACACGTATATTGTTTGGACCTCTGAGACTTTGGAGGAGGCCTGCGACCCAGTCGAGGAAGCAGTTGCAAAAGTCCCAAGCGGGAAATGCGGGTGGTTGGACTGGGAGGGGCTCGTGGAGGTGGATGGAAGCGGGACGTTGAAATAGTTTGAAGGCAGAGCCAGTGACCATTGTACATGGACAGTGTCTGGGGCGAGAAACAGAGTGAAagttgtgccccccccccccccaccagcggCTGGAAGGAAAGGATGGGGCTGTCATCAGCAGCGATGGGGGGCGGCGGACCCGGGAGCGGGATGTGAGAGGGTCAGGAGCTCAGCTCCAGGCAGGAGAGTGTGAGGCAATACTAGACCATCCAGGGGCTGTGCGGCCGGTACACAAATGGAGCAGAGGTTTCAGGCAGGGCCCGGAAATCTGAAAGCCTCTGTATGCAGACTCTGTCCAAGTTCAGGAGCGTGAATGGAGTCTCAGGTGACAGGAGGCCGCGTGCGGAAACCCAACAGGCTTGGGGTTGAGGGTTGAACTGGTACAGACCACAGCTGAGGGAGAAATCCCACCACCCGGCCAGAGAGAGCCCGCGGAGGCGTGTGGTGGGGGGAGCGTCCAGATAGTTGGAGGAGCCTTCTAGAATGTTGGTTCTGCCTGGCTCCAGCAGGGGACCCTCCAGGACCCTGTTTCCACCAAGGCTGGCATCAGCCACCAGGGGGTCATCCGCTATATTGTTTTTCTCCCCTGTGTCCTCCTCCAAGGCCCGATCCGACTTGGGTTTTGAAAAGATGGCTCTGGAGCCAGGGCGGGTGGGAGGTGGAAAGGGGAAATCGAGAcacatggtggggggaggggggtcacgTCACCTTACCTACATCTCTCTCTCCACAGATACACCAGCCCACAGCAAGGGGGGCTCCAGCAGCCCCGAGCAGTGGGCCCGGCCCTCCTGCAGCCCCCAGGAAGGGGGCTGCCCGCCACCCAAGGAGCGTGAGTCCCCGCCCCCTCCGGCCCTGCAGACCGTGCAGCTGCCGCGCCTGGCCTTGTCTCCTCCGCCCCCGGCCCCTCCACCGCCACCACCCCAGCCGCCTCAGCAGGTCCACGTGGCACCCTCGTCCCCCAGCCCACCACCtcctccactgccaccacccaCGCCCTCGGCCCCGGACCCCTCCCTGGACTTCCTGCGGGCCCAGCAGGAGACGGCCAACGCCATCCGGGAGCTGGCTGGCACCCTTCAGCAGGGACTGGCCAAACTGAGCGAGGCCCTCAGCGCCCTACTGCCCCTTCTGCCCGGAACCGCCGTCGACAGGctgcccccgcctctgcccccacccccgcccccgcccccaccccccaggcccctCTTGCCCCCGCCCACCCCGAAAGCGGAGATCACCCCAGAGCCCGTGTCCGTGGTGGCTGCTGTGGTGGACGGAGCGGTGGTAGCAGCCAGGGGGGTGATCATCGCCCCTAGGAGCGAGGAGGCGGGGGCCCCCCGGCCTCCCCCggctccccttcctccccacgaCTCACCCCCACACAAGAGGAGGAAAGGTTTCCCTACACGGAAGAGGCGGGGGCGTTGGAAATCTCCCTGAAATCTGCTGTTGGGTTCGAGCTCCTTCTGCCTgtacctcctccccacccccacccccagcttagCCCAGTGGAGGAGGGCGACGCACCTTCCCCATCTCGGCTGCACCCTGGCTCCctgctgcgggggggggggcgcgagcACCCCACTCCCTATACTAGTTAGTGCCTGATTCTCAGGGGGGCTTGTTGATgggtcccccacccccttctccagtACAGCGCTGTCTGCCTGGCTGCTTCCCTGAACCCTAACTTCTAAGCCATCAATTTTACGTTATTTATTATTGCCCTTTGTGGGTTGCGGAGAGAACCTCTGGGGTCTGCACATGCGCCCTCCTTCCCTAACAGCTCCTGGTCTTGACTTGAAGAGAATTGACCCGTAGGGGCCTCCTCACCTCCCCAATCCAGACTTTGGAGGGGGTGGGAGTCGCAAGACAAATCAGAATATGGATGACAAAGGATATAGCAGTCTGTACCCtagggagaggggagcagagttCTCACTGGGGAGATACAGGTTGGGCCCTCTGCCTCCCATTGCCGTCTCTGACTTCCAGAGCTCAACCCCCTCATTTCTCCCCAGTGGTGACAAGATatgaataaacttatttttaatacaattacTTCGGGCTCTGAGACAGGCCTGGGGTTTCAGCACCTACACCTGTCCCCCtcaccaccctccctcccccgacCCTGCCTCCATGGACCAGTGGCATCCCTTTGAAGTTGGGAGGCTGGTGattttccagcttttttctttctttctttcttttttctttctttctttctttctttctttctttctttctttttctttctttctttttctttctttttttctttctttctttctttttctttctttttctttctttctttctttttctttttctttctttctttctttttctttctttctttttctttctttctttctttctttttctttctttttctttttctttctttctttctttttctttctttttcttttcttcctcttttctttcttcccttccttccttccttaaagcCATCAGATCCTGTGTTCAAATCTTATTCCAACTTATTCATCCTTCCCATACCAGCCTAAGTGTCCTCTCCTTCAGGAGAGCTTTCTGGATTTCCTCCTCCAGGCTAAGATGGGTCTGCTCAGATTATCTTCTAGTGTCCTTTGTTCTCTAAATGAATACATGCCTTTATCTGTTTAAAgcttcccccccacacacacccccacccccttttcatGAAGGCAAgagctggttttcttttttactcccaAACCTGCTGGAAAGCAAAGTAGCCAATAACCACCACCCTGAAATCAGCCACACCTGGCTCCGTCCCTGGTGCTGCCCTGGCTAGCTGTGTGAGTCTCCcttttcctcgtctgtaaaatgggcataacaaTGTAGGCGTCTACATCTACATTCTATgttcatccttcaggtctcagctcaaatatcGCTGCCTCAGGAAAGTCTTTTCTGGCACTCCCTCTCCCCTAgcagtcggggtgggggggggtggggggggtagggaggtggggagaatgcAGTTAAATAATCATTTGAGTAAATTTAAGTTGAATGTCTGCCTCCATCACCAGGATGAGCCTTGTCAGGGCAAGGCCTGAACGTATCTCAGTCACTGCTGTGTCCTCAGCCTTGCCCGACACAGAAGAGGGTTGCATCTTTGAATTAATGAGCAGCTTAAAAAACGGTTTCCATTTATGTATGCTGTTCCTTTTCTgggccaggcaccatgctaaacGTTTATATGCGTGTTTTCATTTCAACTTGGAGCTATCCAATGAAGAGCAACTTCTACAGCGTCTCTGTCCTGAGAAGTGTAGGGACTTGCCCTAAACTTGCCAGGGGACAATCCCAATTCAGCCCACCTGAAGCCGAACTCTGGCCAGAActcttgaccccccccccccccaggagtgTTTACTGAAGAATGGCTTAAACGCAATTTTAGGTGATCCCTGAATGGCCTCTTTAGTGGTTCCATACACAGTGTTAACTTACTTGATTAAAATGTAGCTagtacataaaaaaaaagtaggactGTGCCCATAATACAGACATACCTCGTTTTATTGCGCTTcgcagatactgcatttttttttttttttaagtttattcgttttgagagagagaaaaggagagagaacacaagcagggaggagcagatagaaaatcccaagcaggctccgcactgtccacgaaaagcctgatgcagggctcagactcaccaaccatgaggtcatgacctgagctgaaatcaagtgggacacttaactgagcccccccccccaacccc from Panthera tigris isolate Pti1 chromosome E2, P.tigris_Pti1_mat1.1, whole genome shotgun sequence includes these protein-coding regions:
- the LOC122234204 gene encoding myb-related transcription factor, partner of profilin isoform X1, yielding MSPVARRPRPLSAPTPGPGGIGGGVWAAGVGLAARGRRAPASAVRPVPAAPAPPHAPGGRTAASGGAMASAAAGEAEETTRLRKPRFSFEENQILIREVRAHYPQLYGAQSRRVSVAERRRVWDGIAAKINGITSWKRTGQEVQKRWNDFKRRTKEKLARVPHSTQGAGPAAEDAFSAEEETIFAILGPGVAAPGAGAGAEQPSVAASSQPSAASAGTQRYVLSEDRREDRRADTPAHSKGGSSSPEQWARPSCSPQEGGCPPPKERESPPPPALQTVQLPRLALSPPPPAPPPPPPQPPQQVHVAPSSPSPPPPPLPPPTPSAPDPSLDFLRAQQETANAIRELAGTLQQGLAKLSEALSALLPLLPGTAVDRLPPPLPPPPPPPPPPRPLLPPPTPKAEITPEPVSVVAAVVDGAVVAARGVIIAPRSEEAGAPRPPPAPLPPHDSPPHKRRKGFPTRKRRGRWKSP
- the LOC122234204 gene encoding myb-related transcription factor, partner of profilin isoform X2, which encodes MASAAAGEAEETTRLRKPRFSFEENQILIREVRAHYPQLYGAQSRRVSVAERRRVWDGIAAKINGITSWKRTGQEVQKRWNDFKRRTKEKLARVPHSTQGAGPAAEDAFSAEEETIFAILGPGVAAPGAGAGAEQPSVAASSQPSAASAGTQRYVLSEDRREDRRADTPAHSKGGSSSPEQWARPSCSPQEGGCPPPKERESPPPPALQTVQLPRLALSPPPPAPPPPPPQPPQQVHVAPSSPSPPPPPLPPPTPSAPDPSLDFLRAQQETANAIRELAGTLQQGLAKLSEALSALLPLLPGTAVDRLPPPLPPPPPPPPPPRPLLPPPTPKAEITPEPVSVVAAVVDGAVVAARGVIIAPRSEEAGAPRPPPAPLPPHDSPPHKRRKGFPTRKRRGRWKSP